In Nitrospirota bacterium, the following are encoded in one genomic region:
- a CDS encoding response regulator, with product MPEKLLIVDDEPDMLKLLSLIIREKTPYEVTTTNNPLEALQLVKRDDYDLIITDLKMPGLDGSELLDALKAEGKDIPVIIITAYATLESAMETMGKGCFDFITKPFRKEQILLTIDKALKWSKLQKENEELREQLKSREAQQ from the coding sequence ATGCCCGAGAAGCTGCTTATCGTCGATGACGAACCTGACATGCTCAAGCTGCTCAGCTTGATCATCAGGGAGAAGACCCCCTATGAAGTGACGACCACCAATAACCCGCTGGAGGCCCTCCAGCTCGTCAAGCGGGATGACTACGATCTCATCATCACCGATCTGAAGATGCCGGGCCTCGACGGATCGGAGCTGCTCGATGCGCTCAAGGCCGAGGGAAAGGATATCCCCGTCATCATCATTACCGCGTATGCGACCCTCGAATCGGCCATGGAGACGATGGGGAAGGGCTGCTTCGACTTCATTACGAAGCCGTTCCGCAAGGAGCAGATACTCCTGACGATCGACAAAGCGCTGAAGTGGTCGAAGCTCCAGAAGGAAAACGAAGAGCTCCGGGAGCAGTTGAAGAGCAGAGAGGCACAGCAGTAA